In the Sarcophilus harrisii chromosome 3, mSarHar1.11, whole genome shotgun sequence genome, one interval contains:
- the HTR3B gene encoding 5-hydroxytryptamine receptor 3B, which produces MLRQGVMAALLSLVLVAVSGILSTDTHHLSNSTLHHLTQKLLQNYPRGVRPVQNWTQVTTVYLDLLVHAVLDVDAQNQKLKTSVWYQEIWNDEFLAWNSSMFDGIGEISLPLSAIWAPDIIINEFVDIEKSPDIPYVYVNSSGTIKNNKPIQVVSACSLETYAFPFDTQNCSLTFSSILHTVADVDLAFLRSTEDIKKDKKMFMNDGEWELLSVPSAYHVLYSEAGDFAQIQFHLVIRRRPLAHVVNLLIPSIFLMVVDLGSFYLPPNCRSRITFKTSILVGYTVFKVNMSDEVPRSAGSTPLIGVFFTICMAFLVLSLSKSILLVKFLHTERSNGQDHPLFCFQKTSGTRPQDSALVTRTSLKVTDSPTDVPLSQEHQTQAGFLEETLAQLQSISSCIQALDQAAQQEASWLRMLYRFDKLLFRGYLLVLGGYTVTLCSLWAVWGSLQK; this is translated from the exons GTATCCTATCCACAGATACTCATCATCTCAGCAATTCAACTCTTCATCACTTGACCCAAAAGTTGCTACAGAACTATCCCAGAGGAGTGAGACCAGTTCAAAACTGGACTCAGGTCACAACTGTTTACCTGGATTTATTGGTTCATGCTGTGTTGGATGTG GATGCACAGAATCAAAAACTAAAGACTAGTGTGTGGTACCAAGAG ATTTGGAATGATGAGTTTTTAGCTTGGAACTCCAGTATGTTTGATGGAATAGGAGAAATTTCCCTTCCACTGAGTGCCATCTGGGCCCCAGATATCATCATCAATGAATT CGTGGACATTGAAAAATCGCCTGATATTCCCTATGTTTATGTGAACTCATCTGGGACCATTAAGAACAATAAGCCCATCCAGGTGGTCTCTGCATGCAGTTTGGAGACATATGCTTTCCCATTTGATACACAGAACTGCAGTCTCACCTTCAGCAGCATCCTGCACACAG TGGCAGATGTAGATCTTGCCTTCCTGAGGAGCACAGAAGAcattaagaaagacaaaaagatgtTCATGAATGATGGTGAATGGGAACTCCTCTCTGTGCCTTCAGCCTACCACGTCCTGTACAGTGAAGCCGGAGACTTTGCACAGATTCAGTTTCAC CTGGTGATCCGCAGACGACCATTGGCCCATGTGGTAAATCTGTTGATTCCCAGTATCTTCCTCATGGTTGTGGATTTAGGCAGCTTCTATCTACCCCCAAACTGCCGCTCAAGGATCACTTTCAAGACCAGCATTCTGGTGGGCTACACAGTGTTCAAAGTCAACATGTCTGATGAGGTTCCCAGAAGTGCAGGGAGCACACCTTTGATTG GTGTCTTCTTCACAATTTGTATGGCCTTCCTGGTTCTCAGCTTATCTAAATCTATCCTTCTGGTGAAGTTCCTCCACACAGAGAGAAGCAATGGGCAGGACCATCCCCTCTTTTGTTTCCAAAAGACCTCTGGGACTAGACCACAGGACAGTGCCCTTGTGACCAGAACTTCTTTGAAGGTGACTGATTCCCCAACAG ATGTTCCCCTCTCTCAAGAGCATCAGACGCAGGCGGGGTTTCTGGAGGAGACTCTGGCCCAGCTCCAGTCCATCAGCTCCTGTATACAGGCTCTGGACCAGGCTGCCCAGCAGGAGGCTTCCTGGCTTAGGATGCTGTACCGATTTGACAAGCTTCTGTTCAGGGGTTACCTCCTGGTTCTGGGAGGGTACACGGTCACCCTGTGCTCCCTCTGGGCAGTGTGGGGCTCTCTTCAAAAGTAG